The sequence AGGTGTTTTTCTTATCATTTCTATCTGATAaagttattatttctattatatatataaaaagacgaTTGGACATtccttatataaaattttggacaaaattaaattttaggaGAGGACCAAAAGTGCACCAATATTGCAAATATGAGGGACTATTAGTACTCTATGTGAAAATTTAAGGATCACTTTGAGTCTTAACCCAAAGATGATGGACTATTTTGAGTCTTTCCtcttaaatttctaaatattttatactttatccttattttgtttttcagtCACATGGTAAATCGATTCAAAAATACtgaattaaatcaaattaaaatagaaaaactcAAACtaaagtaaattaatttaatttacgatgcacatttttaaaaaaaataaaaaatcaaagaagcAAATGGAAGTTTGATAAAATCAAAGGGCAGAACTAAATGCTATTTACCGTATAAGAAAAaacaattcttatataatattatttaccAATTATATTGCATAACCAAATAAAGGACGCGTGGCAGTGATTGGGATGACTGATTTCTGAAAAAACTCGTTGCTTTCTTTTGTGGCACTAGCAAATAGTTCAAATTACTCTCTGGAGAAGGAGAATCATTGTGGTATGCTTTCTACACTTCACTTATTGATTTCTCATTTTGGAAAAAACATAGAGTAGTTGTATGTTACATTTTATATATCCTAATTTTACACTTCACTTgatgtcttcttctctttttttttgtcaatttttctCTGATTCTGGATTTGTACTATCATGTTTTTAGTGTTCTTGCATGTAAGAATCATCAATGAGTTGTTGCATGTGGATGTGACTTACCAATTTGTTGATCTAGTATCGAAATTGCTCTTAATTTGTGTTTGTACCTGCTTAAATCCAGTCTAGTGAAGCAACTTTAGGTCAAAACAGATAGGCAGCCTAAACTATATATTTGGAAAATGCTCTGTTGCATTTACTCCCCTTTTTATGTACAAAAATATCCTCATGGATGACTTACAGAATCTCAATTACTAATCCTTTTGTGTGTCTTTGTCGTCCTAACCATCAAAATCATTCTTGATTTCGACCTTCCGTTTGCGAAATCCATCTACGGTAATAGATGGGAAAAACTCCATATAATTGATCTTTTGAACTTGCTTCAAGCTATAATCACATATCATCAATCTTAgtgtttactttcttttttttcccacTACTTACTGTCTTCATTGTATATGTTTCAACCGTGTTTTTTACACAAGTCTAGAGTGCAATATTTTTATCTGTTTCATTTCATCTGAAACAGATTAATCACAGAGTTCTTACTCTTTCCATCGAGCATGGACAACAACTTCACTGGATTGGTTCCAACGGATGATCAGTTTTTCCTCCTTTACTTCATCATTGGAACCTTCTTTGGACCAGATATCCCGGTAGAATATCCCAAAAGGTCAGTTTTGCAAAGAAAGGGTCTAGGCTTACCTCCATACAGTTCCAATCAATTAGCTGGTTCATGCCTAAGAACCATAGAAGTAGAAAGGGTTTACTATCATGCATTGAGAAAGGCGGATCGGTCTGTTGTCCTGGCACAACCGTGGCTGCACCAGTACTTTCATGGAAAGCTTCCTACTCTTTACCGTAAACAACCAGCAGCTTATCCTCGGTTCTGTGATCTGTTTCATCCCAGCCTGCATCCCCATTTATGCTGTGATGTGTATAATGTTATTGCAAACATTGTGTTCATCAATGACCCTGATACCAGTTATATTGAACCAGATAGTGTTAAGAGGTTCAAGAAGCTCACTGGTCTAGAACATCTGGTCATGGACAAAGATTGCACAAAATCACAAGCCGATGTTGATTACGAAGCTCTAACTAATATTCGAAACACGGAGATATCCAATCCTGGTGATATCCTCCAATATGCATCATTAGCTGCTAGTAGCTTACCATATAAGGAGATACCTTCAAGTACTGAGCCGTTTAAGGATTTACCACTTGACAATGAACAATTTGACTATATGTCTTTTACTAGTCTTTTGAAGGATGCTTCTGATGAACCATTTAATGGTGTGCCACCTGATAGCAATGGACAATCTGACACTAGACCTTTTAGTAGTCTCTTGAATGATGGCTCATGTAGTAATATGCCACCTCATCGCAATCGACAATTTGACACTACACTTTGTAGAAGTCTCTTGAAGAATGATGCTGTCAGCCAGTTTACTGATGCGCATAACTCTAAAAAATCTGATGATACTCCTTTTAGTAGCCTCTTTAAGGATGTCAGTCCTCTGGCGGAAGAGTCTATGGGTCCATCATCAAAGCACACCAACTCTGACGACTCAGAGCTTAGCATTGTCTTCCTTGCTTCTTGCCCTTCTATGGAGGAGCTAAGTAACATTGTTGCTGCTACTAAAAGTGGATTTTCAGTGGCTGGGAGTGCAGCGAAGGGTAAGATAGGACCAGTTCTCGGGCTCTTGGATGTAGGAGAAAGTGAGGACGCTTACTTGTTCCGTGTATCACTCCCTGGAGTACAGAGAGATGAAAGTAAGTTACAATCAtgatctaaaatatttttcacatctGAATTTGCAATTAGTCCCAGTTACTAATTCTCGACATATTTGATCTGCAAAATCCTTTTTACAATATGGATTTGCAATTAGTCCCAGTTACTAATTTGTTCAAAATCTATGGTAAACGCAGGAGAATTTACTTGTGAAGTGGAGATTGATGGTAAAGTATTGATTAAGGGAATGACAACTGGTGATAGGACAGTCCACAAGTACTCTCAAGTATTCGAGATGCAAACTCAGAACCTATGTCCAACAGGAAATTTCACCATCTCTTTCAAGCTGCCAGGCCCAGTTGACCCTCAAGCATTTTCTGGTATATTTGGCACTGATGGAATTCTCGAGGGAATCGTATTGAAAGCAGAAACATAATCTCAATAGGATAGGGTAAATTAGTGTCTTGTTAATTAGGTTGTTAGTACCTGTACAAATTGCAACCTAGCTTATCTCTATGATAATAGTAATTTGGTGTGAATGCAACCAACTTACCTGTTCAATTACAAGTAAGGTAAGGTGTAAAAAGCTTAAACAGGCTGACCCACATTTAAAGATCAATCTGGGTGTAAAATCTACATTACTTAGTCTTCCTTAATTATGACAACTGATCACGtaacacaaaatcaacaataataacgTTTATCCAGAGAGCTAAGCAGtactctatttttaaaaaaaataatagtatgatTCGAGTAGTTCTGCATAAATACGAAGTTAAGCATTTTTCTCTAAAATTCTGTTGAATTTCACAAGAAAAAAAGTACTGGCTTACATGAAATTTACTATACAACCAGTGGATTATGCTTTCCAGCTCACTTTACTCACTCCACAATGAACTGaaacaaaatgaattattatGTTCTTGAATGGAAGCCAATAAGATCTTTAACTGATTAGTGAATGAAGGCTATCAACATAACCATTTCCTAGATATTGTGGTAAAGGCGCACTTGCCACCTACTTCATCTTCAAGAGTTTAGCAGCCCCCGCATGGTTCCAGACCAGTGATGGATGAATCAATTGTCTCGCCAAAACTCAGGCAGAGAACGTGGCAATGATCAGGCTTATTACCATGAATACAACATAGAGTCCTACTAGGCAAAATCCCCAGAATCTTGGCACCCGGAACCTATTCCAAGTCACTAAAAGCAAAGATCCCATCAAGCTCAATAGCAAGAAAACAAAAGCAACCACGATACTCACGTGGAGATGAAGCTCATAAGCTTCTGGATATACATTTGCTGTCTGCATAACCAAAGCAGTTCCAAGACCAAAAAGCATGTTAAACATTGGCCCAGCAAAACATCCAGCCATGGCCATGGCCGGTTGGCCAGCCTTTGCAACAGCCACGTCTGCAACAAGATCACCAACTGAGTTTCCCCATGCAAGCACCGTTAAACCAAGAAAGGCAGCAGGCAGTTTCAGGAGCTCTCCGAGAACGGCAAGACAGTTGAGAAGTTCCCCAGCAACTGTGGAGATCCAAAATACACTCATAACAAATGCTATAACAACTGCAGGCATTTGCTCAGTTTTAGGGGCCTCCTTTTCAACAATGAAATGTACAATAGCCAAAGAACACGTAGCACAAAGTACAATGAACCAAAGAGGCAAATGGGTGTCTGAGAGAAGGAAAGAGATTGGATGATTTAATGGCACAAAAGATTTGCAGGAAAACAGAAGAAGGAGGGGGCAGAGAGCAATGTTGGCAGATAAATAGAAGCTATTCCATTCAGAAGGTGCAGTCTGTGGTATGGTAAGCCTAAGGAGCATCGAGACAGGAAGTTTCCAGATTAGAGAGACCTGTCAAAAAAGAAGtattaaaatgtcaaaatgaaaatattaaaatagctACACACTAAACTGAGATGCTGTGAACACCATCAAAATCCATAAAATAGAAGCATGGATTTAGTGTGCGCCTGATGGATTCTTCACGAGTGATCTAGTCAATAACATGGATTGCAGAAAGAAGCAACTAGCTTCCATAAGaacatttctttaaaaatattgcTGAATTACAGAAGTTAACATAGACAACCAAGCACAATGCAAGATACGTCCGAACCAATAGGGAAAAGAATATCCTTGACTAGGCCCATGATAAACAACTAGCTAGAACCCAGATGATAAAATATCTGTACCTAAAACAGGCATGCTTGCAGATAAATGGTCAGTATGCAGGGATCTCAAGAAGCACCTAAAAGACTTCAAAAGCACACAATACTAGAGTTCCATGGTGTAAGTAGAAAGCTGAGAACATATTCCCACATAAAACACACTCACTTATCAAAAGATACTTGGTATGTTTGGATGTGACATTTATTATTGATTTAGAGTTTAGAGCCATGAGAAATGCTATGGTCATCATAATTCTTATGGCTTGATATAAAAATTAACTTCCAGAAGGAGTGCAATCCAACTTCTTAGGCATGCTCTTCTGTTTGTCAGTTGCTTGCCCCCTATTCATTTCCTTCCTTGCACTTGAAAAGCATGGAGATGCAGTTCATTCCACATTTTGACATCCATTATGGCCAGTGTCACGTCGGGGACTGCACCATTTAAGGTGTGCTCAGGCTACATTATTGTTACGAAGAGCTGCCTCATAATCCCCCTTCTCAATGATTGTATTCAgatttaatttcctttttctaataaattCTCCTTGCTTCTCTAATTTTCTCTCAATGAAGTTTTCCACTTTTATTACTAGATCTTGTCGTCCCTTATTAAATGCATTTTCTGAAATAATAATTACTGATCTACTCCCGTCAGT comes from Solanum pennellii chromosome 1, SPENNV200 and encodes:
- the LOC107028607 gene encoding increased DNA methylation 2, which produces MDNNFTGLVPTDDQFFLLYFIIGTFFGPDIPVEYPKRSVLQRKGLGLPPYSSNQLAGSCLRTIEVERVYYHALRKADRSVVLAQPWLHQYFHGKLPTLYRKQPAAYPRFCDLFHPSLHPHLCCDVYNVIANIVFINDPDTSYIEPDSVKRFKKLTGLEHLVMDKDCTKSQADVDYEALTNIRNTEISNPGDILQYASLAASSLPYKEIPSSTEPFKDLPLDNEQFDYMSFTSLLKDASDEPFNGVPPDSNGQSDTRPFSSLLNDGSCSNMPPHRNRQFDTTLCRSLLKNDAVSQFTDAHNSKKSDDTPFSSLFKDVSPLAEESMGPSSKHTNSDDSELSIVFLASCPSMEELSNIVAATKSGFSVAGSAAKGKIGPVLGLLDVGESEDAYLFRVSLPGVQRDEREFTCEVEIDGKVLIKGMTTGDRTVHKYSQVFEMQTQNLCPTGNFTISFKLPGPVDPQAFSGIFGTDGILEGIVLKAET